The Sulfitobacter sp. SK011 genome has a window encoding:
- a CDS encoding YcaO-like family protein → MNVDTGGDKQKLLVDGLHRICTAQQTLDRILPIKHEFGITRLANVTGLDRIGLPVALAIRPNARSIAVSQGKGSTLALAKVSALMEAVEIWHAEHFDQPVFFASVQDLSKHHAFIDLDRLPRIRGRAPGRLERLHWVDATDLMSDRNVLVPLEMVHANYTHPLSPDTGFFPASTNGLASGNNRLEAICHAICEVIERDALALWHHWPDDAQRASQLDITSIDDPLCLIALKKFEDAGLDCFVWNVTSDVAVATFMCVICDPQAETSHLGLGSGTHPDRAVALQRALNEAAQTRLNYITGAREDLSFEEYSTAGRDQKMAGFAVEQDGKRALQRFDEVPTSVNADLESDLSWLKTRLRDAGVEEIAVVDLERKEFEIAVVRVIIPGLEAPHDDDSYVAGDRALNANGKGRLR, encoded by the coding sequence GTGAATGTAGATACTGGTGGCGACAAGCAAAAACTGCTGGTGGACGGACTGCACCGCATTTGCACAGCCCAGCAGACGCTTGATCGCATTTTACCGATCAAACATGAGTTTGGAATTACCCGCCTCGCCAATGTCACGGGACTTGATCGGATCGGATTGCCGGTCGCACTGGCCATCCGCCCCAATGCGCGCTCCATCGCGGTCTCTCAGGGAAAGGGGTCGACACTTGCTCTGGCCAAGGTCTCGGCCCTGATGGAAGCGGTGGAAATCTGGCATGCGGAACATTTTGACCAGCCGGTCTTTTTTGCGAGTGTTCAAGACCTGTCAAAGCATCATGCATTCATCGATCTGGACCGGCTTCCACGTATCCGGGGGCGCGCCCCGGGTCGCTTGGAGCGTTTGCATTGGGTCGATGCGACTGATCTCATGAGCGATCGAAATGTGCTTGTCCCGCTCGAAATGGTGCATGCGAATTACACCCATCCGCTGTCGCCCGACACCGGTTTCTTCCCGGCGAGCACCAATGGTCTGGCGTCCGGCAACAACAGGCTTGAAGCGATATGCCATGCGATCTGCGAGGTGATCGAGCGTGACGCGCTGGCGCTGTGGCATCATTGGCCTGACGATGCACAGCGGGCGTCACAGCTGGATATCACCTCGATTGATGATCCGCTTTGCCTGATTGCCCTGAAGAAGTTCGAGGATGCGGGGCTGGACTGTTTCGTGTGGAATGTGACGTCCGATGTCGCGGTGGCCACATTCATGTGTGTCATTTGTGACCCTCAGGCCGAAACAAGTCACCTTGGGTTGGGGTCAGGGACCCATCCGGACCGCGCAGTGGCCCTGCAACGCGCACTTAACGAAGCAGCACAGACCCGGTTGAATTATATCACGGGTGCCCGCGAAGACCTGTCTTTTGAGGAATATAGCACGGCGGGCAGGGACCAGAAGATGGCCGGTTTTGCCGTTGAACAGGATGGAAAGAGGGCCTTGCAGCGATTTGATGAGGTCCCGACATCGGTAAACGCTGATCTGGAAAGCGATCTTTCTTGGCTCAAGACACGCTTGCGCGATGCCGGGGTCGAAGAGATCGCGGTTGTCGATCTTGAACGCAAGGAATTTGAGATCGCAGTTGTGCGGGTCATCATCCCGGGGCTTGAGGCACCGCATGACGATGACAGTTATGTTGCCGGGGATCGCGCGCTTAACGCAAATGGAAAGGGCCGGTTGCGATGA
- a CDS encoding TfuA-like protein, translated as MIIFAGPSLANVALPGTGIIEIRPPVRQGDVYLATLEGPSAIGIIDGYFDGVPSVWHKEILWAMSQGIAVLGASSMGALRAAELDAFGMIGIGSIYGDYRDGVLEDDDEVALTHGPEEFGFAPLSVAMVNLRATLAAAVLAQVITQHQADAVIDHAKAIFFKDRTWDKVLRDPEVAEPGPDHCQNLLDWIAENEVDQKRDDACLLLDRMVTGQFQRPVPDFLFEQTDLWVHSTQKWQERRKEPDAPEVGGYRLLGDTNFFS; from the coding sequence ATGATCATATTCGCAGGTCCGTCGCTGGCCAATGTGGCGCTGCCGGGTACAGGAATTATTGAAATTCGGCCACCAGTTCGGCAAGGTGACGTCTATCTTGCCACGTTGGAAGGGCCCTCCGCCATCGGGATCATCGACGGCTATTTCGACGGTGTGCCGTCCGTGTGGCACAAGGAAATCCTCTGGGCGATGTCACAAGGCATTGCCGTGCTGGGCGCGTCAAGCATGGGCGCACTGCGCGCTGCGGAACTGGACGCGTTCGGTATGATCGGAATCGGTTCGATTTACGGCGATTATCGCGACGGGGTGCTGGAAGACGATGATGAAGTGGCGTTGACACATGGGCCAGAGGAATTCGGTTTTGCACCGCTGAGTGTCGCGATGGTCAATCTGCGGGCAACGCTCGCCGCGGCGGTGCTGGCACAGGTGATCACACAACATCAAGCTGACGCGGTGATCGACCATGCCAAGGCGATCTTTTTCAAAGACCGGACCTGGGACAAGGTTTTGCGTGACCCGGAAGTTGCTGAACCGGGACCGGATCATTGTCAAAACCTGTTGGACTGGATTGCCGAAAACGAGGTCGATCAGAAACGCGATGATGCCTGCCTGCTTTTGGATCGAATGGTCACGGGTCAGTTCCAAAGGCCAGTGCCCGATTTTCTTTTTGAGCAGACGGATCTTTGGGTTCATTCCACCCAGAAATGGCAAGAACGGCGTAAAGAGCCCGACGCGCCAGAGGTCGGGGGCTATCGCTTGTTGGGGGACACCAACTTTTTTAGCTGA
- a CDS encoding permease, with product MRDLFTWLNDQLLRMEWLSDLVTWILRDGLGMEMTSRVAGSVHFFIYDVVKIFILLSFLIFAISYVQSYFPPERTRRILGQRQGLGANTLAALLGTLTPFCSCSSIPLFIGFTSAGLPLSVTFSFLISSPLVDLASVILLASIFNWTIALSYVAVGLILAVLGGTLIGHLRLENQVEAFVFQSPVSDHDNDGQISRRERLTYARDQVFDIVHRVWLFVLIGVGIGAAIHNWIPESFITATLGQDRWWSVVVATVAGVPMYADIFGTLPIAEALVLKGVGVGTALAFMMSVTALSLPSMIMLKRVVKMPLLVIFVGIVTVGIVVIGYLFNSTTHLLI from the coding sequence TTGAGAGATCTGTTTACCTGGTTAAATGACCAATTGCTGCGCATGGAGTGGCTATCGGATCTTGTCACTTGGATTTTGCGCGATGGTCTGGGCATGGAAATGACCAGTCGGGTCGCCGGCAGCGTCCATTTCTTCATTTACGACGTCGTTAAAATATTCATTTTATTGTCGTTTCTCATCTTCGCCATTTCATATGTGCAAAGCTATTTCCCACCCGAACGGACACGCCGCATCCTTGGACAACGACAGGGATTGGGGGCCAATACACTTGCGGCCCTTCTGGGCACCCTTACGCCGTTCTGCTCTTGCTCATCCATTCCCCTGTTCATCGGCTTTACCAGCGCGGGACTGCCGCTTTCGGTGACGTTTTCCTTTCTCATCTCATCGCCGTTGGTTGATCTTGCCTCTGTGATCCTACTCGCAAGCATCTTTAACTGGACCATTGCCTTGAGTTATGTCGCCGTTGGATTGATCCTGGCGGTTCTGGGCGGCACGTTGATCGGTCACCTAAGACTAGAAAATCAGGTCGAGGCATTTGTTTTCCAAAGCCCGGTCAGTGATCACGACAATGACGGTCAGATCAGCCGCCGGGAACGGCTGACCTACGCCCGTGATCAGGTATTCGACATCGTGCATCGGGTCTGGCTTTTTGTCCTGATCGGTGTGGGTATCGGGGCAGCAATCCACAACTGGATTCCCGAAAGTTTCATTACTGCAACCTTGGGCCAAGACCGATGGTGGTCCGTCGTTGTTGCGACTGTGGCTGGCGTGCCGATGTATGCCGATATCTTTGGAACGCTGCCGATCGCCGAAGCACTGGTTCTCAAAGGTGTCGGTGTTGGGACCGCGCTTGCCTTTATGATGTCGGTTACGGCGTTGTCATTGCCGTCGATGATCATGCTCAAACGGGTTGTGAAAATGCCGTTGCTGGTCATTTTTGTTGGCATCGTAACAGTTGGCATCGTTGTGATCGGATATCTTTTTAACAGCACCACCCATCTGCTCATTTGA
- a CDS encoding thioredoxin family protein, whose protein sequence is MHIKILGSGCKKCLALADNAQAAAQSAGIDFEIEKVTDFVAIAGYGIMSTPGLVIDEKVVASGRVLTATEIGEFLKEA, encoded by the coding sequence ATGCACATCAAGATTCTAGGGTCCGGCTGCAAAAAATGTTTGGCTTTGGCCGACAACGCACAGGCTGCGGCACAATCTGCAGGAATCGATTTTGAGATCGAAAAGGTCACCGATTTTGTCGCAATCGCGGGCTATGGCATAATGTCCACGCCTGGATTGGTTATCGACGAAAAAGTTGTGGCTTCAGGACGGGTTTTGACCGCAACTGAGATAGGTGAGTTTCTTAAGGAAGCGTAA
- the hemN gene encoding oxygen-independent coproporphyrinogen III oxidase, whose product MMDTVFARYASRPAPRYTSYPTAPHFQKDFAEARYRDWLSKLDRDDPVSLYLHVPFCRQMCWYCGCNMKLASRYGPVGEYAQTLRQEIDLTARALPGRMTVSHLHWGGGTPTALSPDDLQSLMEDVRARWDFARDAEIAIESDPRTLTAEMAERIGALGFNRASFGVQEFDIQVQNAINRLQPPDMVQRSVEQLRAAGVSGINFDLIYGLPHQTVASIVKTVRLCAAMRPDRVALFGYAHVPWMAKNQRMIETDALPGSAARAAQASAAGQALVAEGYVAIGLDHFALPNDALSVASRTGQLHRNFQGYTTDRAQTMIGMGATSIGRTPSGYVQNFAETGAWARAVTAGSLPVAKGLPLTNDDRLRAEVIERLMCDCHVDAAAIGRQYGAPERWWAPEFETLQEMEADGLLILSEGKIRMTPQGRPLVRIAAAAFDAYLQSSSARHSVAV is encoded by the coding sequence ATGATGGACACTGTGTTTGCCCGCTACGCCAGCCGCCCGGCACCGCGTTATACCAGTTATCCGACAGCGCCCCATTTCCAAAAGGATTTTGCGGAAGCGCGCTATCGCGACTGGCTTTCGAAACTCGACAGGGACGACCCGGTGTCCCTTTACCTGCATGTCCCGTTCTGCCGCCAGATGTGTTGGTACTGCGGGTGCAACATGAAGCTGGCATCCCGCTATGGGCCGGTGGGGGAATATGCGCAGACCTTGCGGCAGGAAATAGATCTGACCGCCCGCGCTTTACCGGGACGGATGACTGTCTCGCATCTTCATTGGGGCGGCGGGACGCCGACGGCGCTAAGCCCCGATGACCTGCAATCCCTCATGGAGGACGTGCGCGCGCGCTGGGATTTTGCGCGGGATGCAGAGATTGCCATCGAAAGCGACCCTCGAACCCTTACCGCTGAAATGGCAGAACGCATCGGTGCATTGGGTTTTAACCGGGCCAGTTTTGGTGTGCAGGAATTCGACATCCAGGTGCAAAACGCCATCAACCGCTTGCAACCTCCTGACATGGTTCAAAGGTCTGTCGAACAATTGCGCGCTGCGGGGGTGTCGGGTATCAACTTTGATCTGATCTACGGCCTGCCGCATCAGACGGTTGCAAGCATCGTGAAGACGGTCCGGCTGTGTGCCGCCATGCGGCCGGACCGCGTGGCCCTCTTTGGGTATGCTCATGTACCTTGGATGGCCAAGAACCAGCGGATGATCGAGACCGACGCGCTTCCCGGTTCCGCTGCCCGTGCGGCCCAAGCCAGTGCAGCCGGCCAAGCGCTGGTGGCAGAAGGATACGTGGCCATTGGCCTGGATCACTTTGCCTTACCCAACGACGCACTTTCGGTGGCGTCCCGCACTGGACAATTGCATCGCAATTTTCAGGGCTACACAACGGATCGCGCTCAGACGATGATCGGCATGGGGGCGACCTCGATCGGCAGAACACCGTCGGGATATGTGCAAAATTTCGCGGAAACGGGTGCGTGGGCACGGGCTGTGACTGCGGGGTCATTGCCTGTTGCCAAGGGCCTGCCGCTGACCAATGACGACCGATTGCGGGCCGAGGTGATCGAGCGGCTGATGTGCGACTGTCATGTCGATGCAGCCGCAATAGGTCGGCAGTATGGTGCACCTGAGCGATGGTGGGCTCCAGAATTCGAAACGCTGCAAGAGATGGAAGCCGATGGTTTGCTCATCCTGTCCGAAGGCAAGATACGGATGACGCCGCAGGGTCGCCCCCTGGTGCGCATCGCGGCAGCAGCTTTTGATGCCTATCTTCAATCCAGCAGCGCGCGCCATTCCGTAGCTGTATAA